The following are encoded together in the Coffea arabica cultivar ET-39 chromosome 1c, Coffea Arabica ET-39 HiFi, whole genome shotgun sequence genome:
- the LOC140038386 gene encoding uncharacterized protein yields MRLDEAGVQRKLQLQELEEIRNEAYENATIYKEKSKIFHDQQVFRKTFVVGQKVLLYHSRLKLFPVEIQSLKTEKKFVVNGHRLKPYYEGFYVEEIEVEHLQDPLYHA; encoded by the exons ATGAGATTAGATGAAGCAGGGGTCCAAAGGAAATTGCAGCTACAGGAGTTAGAGGAGATAAGAAATGAAGCGTATGAGAATGCCACGATCTATAAGGAAAAGAGTAAAATCTTTCATGATCAGCAGGTTTTTAGGAAAACTTTTGTAGTGGGGCAAAAAGTCCTCTTGTATCACTCAAGGCTTAAACTTTTTCCCG tggagatcCAAAGTTTAAAAACGGAGAAAAAGTTCGTGGTGAATGGCCATCGTCTCAAACCTTATTATGAGGGTTTCTATGTTGAAGAAATAGAAGTTGAACACCTCCAAGATCCACTTTATCATGCTTGA